A region from the Benincasa hispida cultivar B227 chromosome 10, ASM972705v1, whole genome shotgun sequence genome encodes:
- the LOC120088335 gene encoding early nodulin-20-like isoform X1, with protein sequence MAKSIPFCSLLFIFVSLFINVSFSLELSQQLPPSPSPESPENSPPLPSPTPFPHAPASSPVESPLHSPPAPPPSDLTHSPSPSPSPSPSPSPSPTADSDFSNSTSSGGGEDSEASKGGMTGGKKAGIAVGVIAAASFVGIGGFVYKKRQDNIRRSQYGNAARSSFL encoded by the coding sequence ATGGCGAAATCCATTCCTTTCTGTtctcttcttttcatcttcgtTTCGCTATTCATCAATGTCTCTTTCTCTTTGGAACTATCACAGCAACTTCCTCCTTCTCCATCCCCCGAATCTCCTGAAAATTCTCCTCCACTACCTTCCCCTACTCCATTCCCTCACGCTCCAGCGAGTTCTCCGGTCGAATCGCCTCTGCATTCTCCTCCTGCGCCTCCTCCCTCAGATCTCACTCACAGTCCATCTCCGTCTCCGTCTCCGTCACCGTCTCCCTCCCCTTCGCCAACGGCCGACAGCGATTTCAGTAACAGTACTTCCAGTGGCGGTGGAGAAGACTCCGAAGCCTCCAAAGGCGGGATGACTGGAGGAAAGAAGGCTGGAATTGCAGTTGGAGTGATTGCTGCTGCGAGTTTCGTTGGAATAGGAGGATTCGTGTACAAGAAGCGTCAAGATAACATTCGTCGATCTCAATATGGGAACGCTGCTAGGTCTTCGTTCTTGTGA